A window of Nerophis ophidion isolate RoL-2023_Sa linkage group LG17, RoL_Noph_v1.0, whole genome shotgun sequence contains these coding sequences:
- the glis3 gene encoding zinc finger protein GLIS3, giving the protein MSEKGCQLLVSPCTVSPSLAKIRGHRSQSIKAPAASPHWGGPRFPSADKSTTGNPNGGHVALPSLSLRRKVLTNGQHDAKLSSHTGMQTGCAVSRPVIEVLGHPASSNLTVTSIPLSIHSYDVTSRLAHQLPLDARSLLSRESLASTTLSLFETQSVFSGKHDWPSGYRVLPPLGETPCSAQANEGGEQLGLPPGTAMSGTTASTASASLPSYLFTGDSGSPRQQKKRALSMSPLSDVTGIDFNSIIRTSPTSLVAYINGSRSSPASHPALSPVHSEGYGHFLGVKGSCISQLHPYSVPNHSDSLAPLDESTHVKVLKERLEGQANMVLENQCFSVPQEVDRTSETTRQEHGNILPPLPLQPTQLTSQEATIPQGPPPPYHSHNFPRSRHKLKTQDRLNQGLPRHGLSFLPQVPMLEEEEGELEDYGARCCMWMDCSAVYDQKDELVRHIEKIHVDQRKAEDFTCYWAGCSRDLKPFNARYKLLIHMRIHSGEKPNKCTFKGCKKAFSRLENLKIHLRSHTGEKPYLCQHPGCFKAFSNSSDRAKHQRTHLDTGGLDKFFSQCSLVWGVQKPYACQVAGCAKRYTDPSSLRKHVKSHSNAERQLRKKMKSTQDVTQDLLTDCLTVHHLHPSLSPPNNLIASSRASREPYSCMKKLHS; this is encoded by the exons ATGAGCGAAAAGGGCTGCCAGCTCCTGGTGTCGCCATGCACCGTGTCCCCGTCGCTAGCGAAGATCAGAGGGCACAGGTCCCAATCCATCAAGGCACCCGCAGCTTCCCCCCACTGGGGCGGTCCCCGCTTCCCCAGCGCGGACAAATCGACGACAGGGAACCCAAACGGCGGCCACGTGGCCCTGCCGAGCCTGAGCCTCCGCAGGAAGGTGTTGACAAATGGTCAGCATGACGCTAAGCTCTCATCCCATACCGGCATGCAGACAG GTTGTGCCGTGTCAAGGCCTGTCATTGAAGTTCTGGGACATCCGGCTAGTTCAAACCTAACGGTGACCAGTATTCCATTGTCAATCCATTCATACGATGTCACGTCAAGACTGGCCCATCAGCTTCCCCTCGACGCCAG GTCTTTGTTATCCAGAGAATCCCTGGCGTCCACCACCCTCAGTCTCTTCGAAACTCAGTCTGTGTTTAGCGGCAAGCACGACTGGCCGTCCGGCTACCGCGTGCTGCCCCCGCTGGGAGAGACGCCATGTTCCGCCCAAGCCAACGAGGGCGGGGAGCAGCTCGGCCTCCCGCCTGGCACGGCCATGTCCGGCACGACGGCGTCGACCGCATCAGCCTCCTTGCCCTCGTACCTTTTCACTGGGGATTCCGGTAGCCCCAGACAGCAAAAGAAGAGAGCTCTTTCCATGTCACCTCTGTCCGATGTCACGGGGATCGATTTCAACTCCATCATACGCACCTCTCCTACTTCCCTTGTGGCTTACATCAATGGCTCCCGAAGCTCGCCGGCCTCCCACCCAGCGCTCTCTCCTGTCCACTCCGAAGGCTACGGCCACTTCTTGGGTGTGAAGGGGTCCTGCATCTCCCAGCTGCATCCCTACTCTGTCCCAAACCATTCAGATAGTCTGGCTCCACTGGACGAGTCCACTCACGTGAAGGTTCTCAAAGAGCGTCTGGAAGGTCAGGCTAATATGGTATTGGAGAACCAGTGCTTTTCCGTTCCACAGGAAGTGGACAGGACTTCAGAGACCACTAGACAAGAACATGGCAACATTCTGCCACCTCTGCCGCTACAACCAACACAATTGACTTCTCAAGAAGCGACCATTCCTCAGGGACCACCGCCACCTTACCACTCCCACAACTTTCCTAGAAGTCGCCACAAGCTAAAGACTCAAGATCGTCTCAACCAGGGTCTGCCCCGGCATGGGCTCAGCTTTTTACCCCAGGTCCCAATGCTGGAGGAAGAGGAAGGCGAACTGGAAGACTACGGGGCCCGCTGCTGCATGTGGATGGACTGCAGCGCCGTCTACGACCAAAAGGACGAGCTCGTGAGGCATATAGAAAAGATCCACGTGGACCAGAGGAAGGCTGAGGACTTCACGTGCTACTGGGCAGGGTGTTCTCGCGACCTTAAACCCTTCAATGCCCGTTACAAGCTTCTGATCCACATGAGGATCCATTCGGGAGAGAAGCCCAACAAGTGCACG TTCAAGGGCTGCAAGAAGGCCTTCTCCCGCCTGGAAAATCTGAAGATCCACCTGCGCAGCCACACGGGGGAGAAGCCGTACCTGTGCCAGCACCCGGGATGCTTCAAGGCTTTCAGCAACTCCAGCGACCGAGCCAAGCACCAGCGCACACACCTGGACACG GGGGGTCTTGACAAGTTTTTTTCCCAATGCTCTCTTGTCTGGGGTGTGCAGAAGCCGTACGCGTGCCAGGTGGCGGGCTGTGCCAAGCGCTACACCGATCCCAGCTCCCTGAGGAAGCACGTCAAGTCCCATTCCAATGCCGAGAGACAGTTACGGAAGAAG